ATGGATGACGAGCATCGGGCACTGTTGCAGATTGTAAATGAACTTTTTGCCAAAAGCGGTGAAGGGATAACGCGGACGCTCGAATTCGACAACGGCTTAATGGAACTGAACCGGCGTTTGCAGGCTCATTTCACGCAGGAAGAAAAGTGGATGAAAGAACATGACGCTTTGAATGCCCAGGAGCATTGCCTCGATCATCACTGGATCCTGTCCGGTGCAAGATGGTTTACGGAAAGCTATTTCAAAGGCAATGCGCAAGCACCGGGCGAAGGGCTGATGGTATTTGAAGCGTATTTTGAAAAACACCTGAGCGGTTACGACAAGGAACTGGCAGACTTTCTCCGTGCGCGGCTTGCACGCTAGAGAATTGCCGATTCATTCGCAGCGTTTACTGCATGACAGTTGAGCGAAATGACACGGAAGAATGCAGTGGAAGCCCAGGTGCAGCGCAGATTCGCTGTGCGAATAACAGGTAAAAATGAAAATCGTTATTAAAGCGAT
The nucleotide sequence above comes from Azotosporobacter soli. Encoded proteins:
- a CDS encoding hemerythrin family protein, translated to MNAIPWREDYDTGFQRMDDEHRALLQIVNELFAKSGEGITRTLEFDNGLMELNRRLQAHFTQEEKWMKEHDALNAQEHCLDHHWILSGARWFTESYFKGNAQAPGEGLMVFEAYFEKHLSGYDKELADFLRARLAR